A single Candidatus Diapherotrites archaeon DNA region contains:
- a CDS encoding lysylphosphatidylglycerol synthase transmembrane domain-containing protein, which yields MIFKKRFFVIIGLLLFIYILLKLDISKSFSYIYKINLLFFSFYLFLTFFVLFIKGLKWRVLILPFGKNKSVFYCVKYFLVGFFWGIITPGRIGEFVRTFYLDKELNNLGKSFSTVFIDRLFDIVVLLLLGLVAILSFSFSFNLVLISTPILFAIVLAAFVCIIFFFKKKFMKKILRPFFYFFVPQTHKKKIRVNFDSFYHGLSILKKKPKYSIFALILTLLIWLFSIIADYFLILSLNIQASLFFVALIIPIIRLVDIIPISISGIGTRDAALIFLFSFIGLAKEQAIAFSLVYLFVGYFLIALAGGLLFFRESIKPNFSLTNNG from the coding sequence ATGATTTTTAAAAAAAGATTTTTTGTCATAATAGGTTTGCTTTTGTTTATTTATATTTTACTTAAATTAGATATTTCAAAATCTTTTTCATATATCTACAAGATTAATCTTCTGTTCTTTTCCTTTTATCTTTTTTTAACCTTTTTTGTTTTGTTTATTAAGGGGTTAAAGTGGAGAGTTTTAATTTTGCCTTTTGGAAAGAATAAATCTGTTTTTTACTGTGTCAAGTATTTTCTTGTTGGTTTTTTTTGGGGCATTATTACCCCTGGCAGAATAGGGGAATTTGTTAGAACTTTTTATTTGGATAAAGAATTGAATAATTTAGGTAAGTCTTTCTCAACTGTTTTTATTGACAGGTTGTTTGATATTGTTGTTTTGTTGCTTTTAGGTTTGGTTGCAATATTGTCTTTTTCTTTTTCTTTTAATTTAGTTTTAATTTCTACACCCATCCTATTTGCTATCGTGTTGGCTGCTTTTGTTTGCATCATTTTTTTCTTTAAAAAGAAATTTATGAAAAAAATTTTGAGGCCATTTTTTTATTTTTTTGTTCCTCAAACCCATAAGAAAAAAATAAGGGTAAATTTTGATTCTTTTTATCACGGTTTAAGTATTTTAAAAAAGAAACCAAAATATTCAATCTTTGCTTTGATTTTGACTTTGCTTATCTGGTTGTTTTCAATTATAGCAGATTATTTTCTTATTTTGTCTTTGAATATTCAGGCAAGTTTATTTTTTGTTGCGTTAATAATCCCAATAATTAGGTTGGTTGATATAATTCCTATTTCTATTTCTGGTATTGGCACCAGGGATGCTGCCTTGATTTTTTTGTTTAGTTTTATTGGGTTGGCTAAAGAGCAGGCAATTGCTTTTTCTTTGGTTTATCTTTTTGTTGGCTATTTTTTAATAGCTTTAGCTGGGGGTTTGCTGTTTTTTAGGGAGTCAATTAAGCCGAATTTTAGTTTGACTAATAACGGTTAG
- a CDS encoding polyprenol monophosphomannose synthase has protein sequence MKVLIVIPTYNERNNIRLLINEILKEFKKNKIKGKILVVDDTSPDGTGFEVKKIMKSNKNVFLLERKKKEGLGVAYIAGFKKAFELNSDLIFGMDADFSHNPKYIIDFINKINDGFDVVIGTRYSKGGGFKNRPFYRGIMSKGANFLVKLILNLPVTDVTNAYRAYKTDVLKSIDIDGIESRGYEFLSEILLRINKKGFKITEIPTIFDARRGGKSKLSLREIPFFFYRAIKLRVNSKIN, from the coding sequence ATGAAAGTTTTGATTGTTATTCCAACTTACAATGAAAGAAATAATATAAGGCTTTTGATTAATGAAATTTTAAAGGAATTTAAAAAAAATAAAATCAAAGGAAAAATTCTTGTTGTCGATGACACTTCTCCGGATGGAACCGGTTTTGAGGTAAAAAAAATAATGAAATCAAACAAAAATGTTTTTTTGCTTGAAAGAAAAAAGAAGGAAGGCTTAGGGGTCGCTTATATTGCGGGTTTCAAAAAGGCTTTTGAGTTAAATTCTGACTTGATATTTGGGATGGATGCCGATTTTTCTCATAACCCAAAATATATTATTGATTTTATTAATAAGATCAACGATGGTTTTGATGTTGTTATTGGAACTAGATACAGTAAGGGGGGGGGCTTCAAGAACAGGCCTTTTTACAGGGGCATAATGAGTAAAGGAGCTAATTTTTTGGTTAAACTTATCTTAAATTTGCCGGTTACAGATGTCACAAATGCTTATAGGGCGTATAAGACAGATGTGCTTAAATCAATAGATATAGATGGAATAGAATCAAGGGGTTATGAATTTCTTTCAGAGATACTTTTAAGAATTAACAAAAAAGGCTTTAAAATAACTGAGATTCCAACCATTTTTGATGCAAGGAGGGGCGGAAAATCAAAACTCTCTTTAAGGGAAATTCCCTTCTTTTTTTATCGCGCCATAAAGCTAAGGGTTAACAGTAAAATAAATTAA
- the galU gene encoding UTP--glucose-1-phosphate uridylyltransferase GalU, protein MKKSSITKAVIPAAGLGTRFLPATKAQPKEMLPVVDKPAIQYIVEEAVASGIDDIVIITGRTKRAIEDHFDKSVELNSLLESKRNHLMLEELDKIENMADIYYVRQKEPLGLGHAILCAKKHIDDEPFAVFLGDDLILSKKPCIQHLIELYERYHSCVLSVYAVPQDKIPLYGVIKYNKSNGDLLVEDLIEKPSVKEAPSNLAIVGRYILKPEIFGILESTPFGAGNELQLTDALRKLNKKERMVAFNITDGQWLTVGDKITYLKATVEFALQRPDLREEFLNYLKEVVERK, encoded by the coding sequence TTGAAAAAGTCTTCTATTACTAAGGCAGTGATTCCTGCTGCCGGCCTGGGCACAAGATTTCTTCCCGCAACAAAGGCCCAGCCAAAGGAAATGCTCCCTGTTGTAGACAAGCCTGCAATCCAGTACATTGTTGAAGAAGCTGTTGCTTCCGGAATTGATGACATTGTAATTATCACTGGGCGGACTAAAAGAGCCATTGAGGACCATTTCGATAAAAGTGTTGAATTGAATTCTCTGCTTGAATCAAAGAGGAATCATTTAATGCTTGAGGAATTAGATAAGATTGAGAACATGGCAGACATTTATTATGTAAGGCAGAAAGAACCATTAGGTTTAGGCCATGCAATCCTCTGCGCCAAAAAGCATATTGATGATGAGCCTTTTGCTGTTTTTTTGGGTGATGACTTGATTCTTTCAAAGAAGCCTTGCATTCAGCATTTGATTGAATTGTATGAAAGATACCATTCTTGTGTTCTCTCTGTTTATGCTGTGCCCCAAGATAAAATTCCATTATATGGGGTAATTAAGTACAATAAAAGTAATGGAGACCTTTTGGTTGAGGATTTGATTGAAAAGCCTTCCGTAAAGGAAGCCCCAAGCAATCTCGCGATTGTTGGAAGATATATTTTAAAGCCGGAAATTTTTGGCATTCTTGAGAGCACCCCTTTCGGCGCAGGAAACGAGCTTCAATTGACTGACGCTTTAAGAAAATTAAACAAAAAGGAAAGGATGGTTGCATTCAATATTACTGACGGCCAATGGCTTACTGTCGGAGATAAAATAACCTACTTGAAGGCAACAGTGGAATTTGCTTTGCAGAGGCCTGACCTGAGAGAAGAGTTCTTGAATTACCTGAAGGAAGTTGTGGAAAGAAAATGA
- a CDS encoding UDP-glucuronic acid decarboxylase family protein, whose amino-acid sequence MNSVLVTGGAGFIGSHLCDALIEGGNKVVCIDNLITGKKRNISHLIKNKNFKFIKADICKPLKFKEGFDEIFNLASVASPVHYQNWSIETLMVGSIGTKNMLDLAVKNKTKFLHTSTSEVYGDPSVHPQPESYWGNVNPIGLRSSYDESKRFSEALIMAYYRKKNLDTKIVRIFNTYGPRMDLDDGRVVPNFIMQALKGKPLTVYGSGKQTRSFCYISDMVEGLLKMMDSNESGPINLGNPGEFTILELAQKLVGLTKSKSKIVFRPLPADDATKRRPDISKAKKLLHWEPTVKLDYGLALTINYFKSIKSLL is encoded by the coding sequence ATGAATTCAGTTCTTGTTACAGGCGGCGCAGGATTCATTGGAAGCCATTTGTGCGATGCATTAATTGAAGGGGGCAACAAAGTTGTTTGTATTGACAATTTGATTACAGGGAAAAAAAGAAATATCTCCCATTTAATCAAAAACAAAAATTTCAAGTTTATCAAGGCAGACATCTGCAAGCCATTAAAATTCAAGGAAGGGTTTGACGAAATCTTTAATCTTGCTTCTGTTGCTTCCCCTGTGCATTACCAGAACTGGTCTATTGAGACTTTGATGGTTGGCTCGATTGGAACAAAGAACATGTTGGATTTGGCTGTAAAGAATAAGACTAAATTCTTGCATACTTCAACCTCAGAAGTATATGGTGACCCTTCTGTGCATCCTCAGCCTGAAAGCTATTGGGGCAATGTTAACCCGATTGGCTTGCGGTCCTCCTATGACGAATCAAAGCGTTTCTCTGAGGCTTTGATTATGGCTTATTACAGGAAAAAAAATTTGGATACAAAGATTGTCAGGATTTTCAATACTTATGGCCCTAGAATGGATTTGGATGATGGAAGGGTTGTTCCTAATTTCATCATGCAGGCGTTGAAAGGAAAGCCTTTGACTGTTTACGGCAGCGGAAAGCAAACGCGCTCCTTCTGTTATATTTCTGACATGGTTGAAGGCCTCCTTAAAATGATGGATTCAAATGAATCGGGTCCAATAAATTTAGGTAATCCTGGCGAATTCACAATACTTGAGTTGGCTCAAAAACTAGTCGGGTTAACTAAATCAAAATCAAAGATTGTTTTCAGGCCTCTGCCTGCTGATGACGCAACAAAAAGGAGACCTGACATTTCAAAAGCAAAAAAGTTATTGCATTGGGAGCCCACAGTTAAATTAGATTACGGGTTAGCCCTCACCATAAATTATTTCAAAAGTATTAAAAGTCTTCTGTAA
- a CDS encoding UDP-glucose/GDP-mannose dehydrogenase family protein: MNVTVVGTGYVGLVSGVGLALKGHKVYCYDNNKDKIELIRKGKSPIFEEGLEEAIQKTLNKNLFPVTDLNKALNDSDASFICVGTPCDDAGKCDLSFVKSVAMGVGNFLKNSSKFHIVVIKSTVVPGTTMEEVKPLLEESSGKKAGRDFGLCMNPEFLREGVALDDFLKPDRIVVGVVGEKEKKVMKELYSNFNSHILFTDPTEAEMIKYASNSFLSTKISFINEIGNMCKALNIDVYRVAEGMGLDKRIGRHFLNAGLGWGGSCFPKDVSALISKAKELGLDASLLESVVKVNEGQPNKLIELAKKKHSLKGKRVGLLGLAFKPGTDDVRESRAIKIIEALNKEGAIILAHDPQAEENMKKFFPELNYFDSAQKLVKESEIIFVVTEWPHFSKLDFKGKPVFDGRRIFKEKFPKNYTGICW, from the coding sequence TTGAATGTTACTGTTGTCGGCACAGGATATGTCGGTTTGGTTTCGGGCGTTGGCTTGGCTTTAAAAGGCCATAAAGTCTATTGTTATGATAATAACAAGGATAAAATTGAATTGATTAGGAAAGGCAAGAGCCCTATTTTCGAGGAAGGCTTGGAAGAGGCAATCCAGAAGACTTTGAACAAAAATTTGTTTCCTGTAACTGATTTGAATAAGGCCTTGAATGATTCTGATGCGAGTTTTATTTGTGTTGGAACGCCCTGCGATGATGCAGGAAAATGTGACCTTAGCTTTGTGAAGAGCGTTGCAATGGGCGTAGGCAATTTTTTGAAGAATTCAAGTAAATTCCATATTGTTGTGATTAAAAGCACTGTTGTGCCTGGCACTACAATGGAGGAAGTAAAGCCTTTGCTTGAAGAATCCTCAGGAAAGAAAGCTGGAAGGGATTTCGGCTTGTGCATGAACCCTGAGTTTTTGAGGGAGGGCGTTGCATTGGATGACTTCCTTAAGCCTGACAGGATTGTTGTTGGTGTGGTGGGGGAGAAAGAAAAGAAGGTTATGAAGGAATTGTATTCGAATTTTAATTCTCATATTCTTTTCACTGACCCTACCGAAGCTGAAATGATCAAGTATGCTTCGAATTCTTTCCTTTCAACCAAGATTTCTTTTATTAATGAGATAGGCAATATGTGCAAGGCCTTAAACATTGACGTTTACAGGGTTGCAGAGGGAATGGGTTTGGACAAGAGGATTGGAAGGCATTTCCTGAATGCAGGTCTTGGTTGGGGGGGCTCTTGTTTTCCCAAGGATGTTAGTGCTTTGATCTCAAAAGCAAAGGAATTGGGTTTGGATGCTTCGCTTCTTGAGTCTGTGGTTAAGGTGAATGAAGGCCAGCCAAATAAATTGATTGAATTAGCGAAAAAGAAGCATTCGCTTAAAGGCAAAAGGGTTGGCCTTTTGGGGCTTGCATTTAAGCCTGGGACAGATGACGTGAGAGAGAGCAGGGCTATAAAGATTATTGAGGCATTGAATAAGGAGGGCGCAATAATTCTGGCTCATGACCCTCAGGCCGAAGAGAACATGAAGAAGTTCTTCCCTGAATTGAATTATTTTGATTCTGCCCAAAAGCTCGTGAAAGAGAGCGAGATAATTTTTGTTGTGACTGAGTGGCCTCATTTCAGTAAATTGGATTTTAAGGGCAAGCCGGTTTTTGACGGCAGAAGAATTTTTAAGGAGAAGTTCCCTAAGAATTACACTGGAATTTGCTGGTGA
- a CDS encoding TIM barrel protein — translation MIGLSSSYFATKGFGLRDSIINCSELGFSLIELGAAHKYSVSEGSPFAVIKKIRKGFPEKAFTIHGLFPPLAKQVWFNPSLGLTKENKLIAGDMLKAARIVEAEAIGFHPGFLYEMGLEWKKEGYAEAVKLRELNKAESFENLFEVIDFFFKKNSSGTRIAIENIKSQDGALVSGFQGFKKVFKEFPELGLLFDTGHAQCDGTLSGLLKLQEKIFEVHLHSNRKGQDVHAPINSKFLSKLKSIKRIKKIPIILEHFSNVKEEEILKEKRLVENWMEKN, via the coding sequence TTGATTGGATTGAGCTCTAGTTATTTTGCCACAAAAGGCTTTGGGTTGAGGGATTCAATTATCAATTGCTCTGAATTGGGTTTCAGTTTAATTGAATTGGGTGCAGCGCACAAGTATTCTGTAAGCGAAGGAAGCCCTTTTGCAGTAATTAAAAAAATTAGAAAGGGGTTCCCTGAAAAAGCTTTCACTATTCATGGCCTTTTTCCTCCCCTAGCAAAGCAGGTGTGGTTTAATCCTTCTCTGGGCCTCACAAAAGAAAACAAATTGATTGCAGGGGACATGCTTAAGGCAGCAAGGATTGTTGAAGCCGAAGCAATAGGCTTTCACCCAGGCTTTTTGTATGAAATGGGCCTTGAATGGAAGAAGGAAGGTTATGCTGAAGCAGTAAAATTGAGGGAATTAAACAAAGCAGAGTCATTTGAAAATTTGTTTGAGGTAATAGATTTCTTTTTCAAGAAAAATTCATCTGGAACAAGGATTGCGATTGAGAACATCAAGAGCCAGGACGGGGCATTAGTTTCAGGCTTTCAGGGATTCAAAAAAGTCTTTAAGGAATTCCCTGAATTAGGCCTGCTTTTTGACACTGGCCACGCGCAGTGCGACGGCACCTTAAGTGGGCTTTTGAAATTGCAGGAAAAGATTTTTGAAGTGCACTTGCATTCAAACAGGAAAGGCCAGGATGTTCACGCTCCAATAAATTCAAAATTTTTGTCCAAACTAAAAAGCATAAAGCGCATAAAGAAAATTCCAATTATCCTCGAGCACTTCAGCAACGTGAAGGAAGAAGAAATACTAAAAGAAAAAAGGCTTGTGGAAAACTGGATGGAAAAGAATTAA
- a CDS encoding sugar phosphate nucleotidyltransferase, with protein MRDRITITIRDDVLKQVDRSIDGLSIRSRSQAIEFLLTKLLSDFKLKNALVLAGGKNSAKFLLDLKGKPLLERVIDQINSFHVSNFLVYTDSMKEKIKKEFEERRLPYNLQFIESAKPSGTIEPLIRAKNYLNDTFLLAYGDTLCSLNLNEMLSFHRKNNSIATIALTTVSNPKEYGVAMLEGEKIRKFTQKPRKGTESFLVNAGFMLFEPEIFKHMSREMHSLESDLLPKLAEKNLLHGYSFQGMYLNINTREDYEKAKMML; from the coding sequence ATGAGAGACAGGATTACAATCACAATAAGGGATGATGTCCTTAAACAGGTTGACAGGAGCATTGACGGCCTCTCCATAAGGAGCAGGAGCCAGGCAATAGAATTCCTGCTCACAAAACTCCTCTCTGACTTCAAGCTCAAAAATGCTTTAGTGCTTGCAGGCGGCAAAAATTCAGCAAAATTCCTTCTTGATTTAAAAGGCAAACCCCTACTTGAAAGGGTTATTGACCAAATCAACAGCTTTCACGTAAGCAATTTTCTGGTTTACACTGACTCAATGAAAGAAAAAATAAAAAAAGAATTTGAAGAAAGAAGGCTGCCCTATAACCTTCAATTCATTGAGTCAGCAAAGCCCTCAGGCACAATTGAGCCGCTTATAAGGGCAAAGAATTACCTGAATGACACATTCCTCCTTGCCTATGGCGATACCTTATGCTCTTTGAATTTGAATGAGATGCTTTCCTTCCACAGGAAAAACAATTCCATTGCAACAATCGCCCTCACAACAGTAAGCAATCCAAAGGAGTACGGTGTTGCAATGCTTGAAGGGGAAAAAATAAGGAAGTTCACGCAAAAGCCCAGGAAAGGCACTGAAAGCTTTCTGGTTAATGCGGGCTTCATGCTGTTCGAGCCGGAAATATTCAAGCACATGAGCAGGGAAATGCATTCACTTGAATCAGACCTTCTGCCCAAACTAGCAGAAAAGAATTTACTGCACGGCTACAGCTTCCAGGGAATGTACCTGAACATCAACACAAGAGAAGACTACGAAAAAGCCAAAATGATGCTTTGA